A window of the Bradyrhizobium diazoefficiens genome harbors these coding sequences:
- a CDS encoding TetR/AcrR family transcriptional regulator, with protein sequence MPKISDKKREDRRQQILEAALACFSDNGFHQTGMADIVKRSGLSHGAVYLYFQSKDDLIEALADDRHRREAVLNSVAQGSGDPIEGLHALVRIYAQWLTDPAGEARRRVGIHGWAEALRNRRVRTSVVEGIDLPRALIVALVERGQHDGLIKHDLGADAIARVLVAIFQGFVLQKCWGEDFDVAACMATVAGVIDGFRKTKPDIKRRTRT encoded by the coding sequence ATGCCCAAGATCAGCGACAAGAAGCGTGAAGACCGGCGTCAGCAGATTCTCGAAGCCGCGCTCGCCTGCTTCTCGGACAACGGATTTCACCAGACCGGCATGGCCGACATCGTCAAGCGGTCGGGCCTGAGCCACGGCGCGGTCTATCTCTACTTCCAGAGCAAGGACGATCTGATCGAGGCGCTCGCCGACGACCGGCATCGCCGCGAGGCCGTCCTCAACTCGGTCGCGCAAGGCTCCGGCGATCCGATCGAAGGGCTGCACGCGCTGGTGCGTATCTATGCGCAATGGCTCACCGATCCCGCCGGCGAAGCACGGCGCCGCGTCGGCATTCATGGCTGGGCCGAGGCGCTGCGCAACCGCCGTGTCCGCACCAGTGTCGTCGAAGGCATCGACCTGCCGCGCGCGCTGATCGTCGCGCTGGTCGAACGCGGCCAGCACGACGGCCTGATCAAGCACGATCTCGGCGCCGATGCGATCGCGCGCGTGCTGGTCGCGATCTTCCAGGGCTTTGTGCTGCAAAAATGCTGGGGCGAGGATTTTGACGTCGCAGCCTGCATGGCGACTGTGGCCGGCGTGATCGACGGCTTTCGTAAGACCAAGCCCGATATCAAGCGACGAACGAGGACGTGA
- a CDS encoding sulfite exporter TauE/SafE family protein: MSGIHDLLAGAGVGLIGGLTSGFMGTSPGGGLVIFAVLLLGAEQHVAQGTSLITQVPPTGLAGVRRYWHSGNHSPLPWILWIGLGFLIGGAGGGYAAAAVPDAVLQWTYVVYLVALIALLILRRDRKDGSRGADDRDQLPWLPLLLIGGLAGFSSGFMGIGGGLAITVGLAAGLRVPQHQAQLVSLIFSVIPTNIPAAWIYWSKGLMVGWPAIIGIVAGLWIGTDLGARAANGVSKAVLRRTMIGLVALMALYMSYKALS; encoded by the coding sequence ATGTCGGGGATCCACGACCTCCTCGCCGGCGCCGGCGTCGGTCTCATCGGCGGACTGACCTCGGGCTTCATGGGCACGAGCCCGGGCGGCGGCCTCGTCATCTTCGCTGTGCTGTTGCTCGGCGCGGAGCAGCACGTCGCGCAAGGAACGTCGCTGATCACGCAGGTCCCGCCGACAGGCCTCGCTGGCGTACGTCGCTATTGGCACAGCGGCAATCACAGCCCCTTGCCATGGATCCTCTGGATCGGCCTCGGATTTCTTATCGGCGGCGCGGGCGGCGGTTATGCCGCGGCTGCCGTGCCCGACGCCGTCCTGCAATGGACCTACGTTGTCTATCTGGTCGCGCTGATTGCCCTCCTTATCCTGCGTCGTGACCGCAAGGACGGCAGTCGCGGCGCCGATGATCGGGACCAACTTCCCTGGCTTCCCCTGCTCCTGATCGGCGGGCTTGCGGGCTTTTCCTCCGGCTTCATGGGTATTGGCGGCGGGCTCGCGATTACGGTCGGCCTCGCCGCCGGACTGCGCGTGCCGCAGCATCAGGCCCAACTCGTCAGCCTCATCTTCTCGGTCATCCCGACCAACATCCCAGCTGCCTGGATCTACTGGAGCAAGGGACTGATGGTCGGGTGGCCGGCCATCATCGGCATCGTTGCCGGCCTCTGGATCGGTACCGATCTCGGCGCCCGCGCGGCCAACGGAGTCAGCAAGGCGGTGCTGCGCCGAACCATGATCGGGCTTGTCGCGCTGATGGCGCTCTACATGAGCTACAAGGCGCTGAGCTAG
- a CDS encoding glutathione S-transferase family protein, with translation MSDLSAFPITKRWPAKHPELLQLYSLPTPNGVKVSIMLEEIGLAYEVHLVDFGKDDQKTPEFLSLNPNGKIPAILDPNGPGGRPLPLFESGAILQYLAEKTGKLLPQDAARRYQTIQWVHFQMGGIGPMFGQVGFFHKFAGKDFEDKRPRDRYVSEAKRLLGVMETHLAGRHWFMDDDYTIADISMLGWVRNLIGFYGAGDLVGFSQFKSVGAWLERGLARPAVERGLNIPKRP, from the coding sequence ATGTCTGACTTGTCCGCCTTTCCGATCACCAAGCGCTGGCCTGCCAAACATCCGGAGTTACTCCAGCTCTATTCGCTGCCGACGCCGAACGGCGTCAAGGTTTCGATCATGCTGGAGGAGATCGGGCTAGCTTACGAAGTCCATCTCGTCGATTTCGGCAAGGACGACCAGAAGACACCGGAATTCCTCTCGCTCAATCCGAACGGCAAGATCCCGGCAATCCTCGATCCCAACGGCCCCGGCGGCAGACCGCTGCCGCTGTTCGAGTCCGGTGCGATCCTGCAATATCTCGCAGAGAAGACCGGCAAGCTGCTGCCGCAGGATGCTGCGCGGCGCTACCAGACCATCCAGTGGGTGCACTTCCAGATGGGCGGCATCGGGCCGATGTTCGGCCAGGTCGGATTCTTCCACAAATTCGCCGGCAAGGATTTTGAGGACAAGCGGCCGCGCGATCGCTACGTCAGCGAGGCCAAACGCCTGCTTGGCGTGATGGAGACGCATCTTGCCGGCCGGCATTGGTTCATGGATGACGACTACACCATCGCCGACATTTCCATGCTCGGCTGGGTGCGTAATCTCATCGGTTTCTACGGCGCCGGCGATCTCGTCGGATTCAGTCAGTTCAAGTCGGTTGGTGCCTGGCTCGAACGCGGGCTGGCGAGGCCTGCAGTTGAGCGCGGATTGAATATTCCAAAACGTCCGTGA
- a CDS encoding DUF429 domain-containing protein produces the protein MPNYLGLDGFRFGWVAAWIDDRGDHGFDYSPDLTRLLAMPHARAMIDMPIGLKTEGYRTCDLRARELVGPAVFLGARRDLWTFPDMTAANRHYWEHEGKGRGVSAQLWNIRDKIREVDEIMTPARQATIGEAHPELIFWNLAGKALLGKKTSAKGREQRIALLVQHGLTRLPKWLTQRHGTSIGRDDLIDACACAVAARGSTQRVGRDEIDPRGLRMEINY, from the coding sequence GTGCCGAACTATCTCGGTCTCGACGGATTTCGCTTCGGCTGGGTTGCCGCGTGGATCGATGATCGCGGCGATCACGGCTTCGACTATTCGCCGGACCTCACGCGTCTGCTCGCGATGCCGCATGCGCGTGCGATGATCGACATGCCGATCGGGTTGAAGACCGAAGGTTACCGGACGTGCGATTTGCGCGCGCGCGAATTGGTGGGCCCCGCTGTTTTCCTCGGGGCCCGCCGCGATCTCTGGACATTTCCCGATATGACGGCGGCCAATCGCCACTATTGGGAGCACGAGGGCAAGGGCAGGGGCGTCTCTGCGCAGCTCTGGAACATCAGGGACAAGATCAGGGAGGTCGACGAGATCATGACGCCGGCGCGGCAGGCGACGATCGGCGAGGCACATCCGGAATTGATCTTCTGGAATCTTGCAGGGAAAGCCCTGCTTGGGAAGAAGACATCGGCCAAAGGTCGCGAGCAACGCATCGCGCTGTTGGTGCAACATGGCCTTACGCGCTTGCCGAAATGGCTCACGCAACGCCATGGCACCAGTATCGGCCGCGATGATCTCATCGATGCCTGCGCCTGCGCAGTCGCGGCGCGCGGCAGCACGCAGCGCGTTGGCAGGGATGAGATCGATCCGCGTGGCCTGCGGATGGAGATCAATTACTGA
- a CDS encoding serine hydrolase domain-containing protein, which yields MDARTPDFSAARTAMQRYVDQEIVPGVSWAVLRGREVVDQQCVGFADREAKAALRPDHIFRAFSNAKIFVTSAIMLLVEEGRIGLDDAIEKFLPQLGNRKVLKQGASSLVDVEPAKSQITIRQLLTHTSGLSYGIFDPGAVLFKGYNTAGVLNPLTPLTDMIDKLADLPLSYHPGTSWEYSVATDVLGRVVEVVSGKPLDAFFKARIFDPLGMTDTGFSVPEARQGRLVAHYTGADVLDPTKPGLTRADNLPYPQAYRRPFPRLSGGGGLVSTLPDMLALVRALLPGPDALLKPETLRLMMTNQLPAGETIRFANLGPMPGKGFGLGGAVTFAPTQFDPPNSTGEFQWGGLAGTHWWICPEANTAGVLMAQRHMGFWNPFFFEFKRLAYRAVGG from the coding sequence ATGGACGCCAGGACGCCAGATTTTTCCGCAGCACGGACAGCGATGCAGCGCTACGTCGATCAGGAGATCGTGCCTGGCGTGTCCTGGGCAGTGCTGCGCGGACGCGAGGTGGTCGACCAGCAATGTGTCGGCTTTGCCGATCGCGAGGCGAAGGCGGCGCTCCGGCCGGACCACATTTTCCGCGCGTTCTCCAACGCCAAGATTTTCGTCACCTCCGCGATTATGCTGCTGGTCGAGGAGGGCCGCATCGGGCTCGATGACGCAATCGAGAAATTCCTGCCGCAGCTTGGCAATCGCAAGGTGCTGAAGCAGGGCGCTTCGAGCCTCGTCGATGTCGAGCCCGCGAAAAGCCAAATCACGATCCGCCAGTTGCTGACCCACACGTCGGGTCTCAGCTATGGCATCTTCGATCCCGGCGCGGTGCTGTTCAAAGGCTACAACACGGCGGGCGTGCTCAACCCGCTGACGCCGTTGACCGACATGATCGACAAGCTGGCCGATCTGCCGCTGTCCTATCATCCCGGCACCAGCTGGGAATATTCGGTGGCGACCGACGTGCTCGGTCGCGTCGTGGAGGTCGTCTCGGGCAAGCCGCTAGACGCCTTCTTCAAGGCGCGGATATTCGATCCGCTCGGCATGACCGATACCGGCTTCTCGGTGCCTGAAGCACGGCAGGGCAGGCTGGTTGCGCACTACACCGGCGCCGACGTGCTCGATCCGACGAAGCCCGGCCTGACCCGCGCCGACAATCTGCCTTACCCGCAGGCCTATCGGCGGCCGTTCCCGCGGCTGTCGGGCGGCGGCGGACTGGTCTCGACGCTGCCGGATATGCTCGCGCTGGTGCGCGCCCTGTTGCCCGGGCCGGACGCGCTGCTGAAGCCGGAGACGCTGCGGCTGATGATGACCAACCAGTTGCCAGCGGGTGAGACCATCCGCTTTGCCAATCTCGGGCCGATGCCCGGCAAGGGCTTTGGCCTCGGCGGCGCCGTGACCTTCGCGCCGACGCAGTTCGATCCTCCGAATTCCACGGGCGAATTCCAGTGGGGCGGGCTCGCCGGCACCCATTGGTGGATCTGCCCTGAGGCCAATACCGCCGGTGTCCTGATGGCCCAGCGCCATATGGGTTTCTGGAATCCGTTCTTCTTCGAGTTCAAGCGCCTGGCCTACCGGGCGGTCGGAGGCTGA
- a CDS encoding GNAT family N-acetyltransferase encodes MSDSDEALLDRPIWSALTTSHKHLAEGGPRALRYPVDMTPFADMADMSAASFAALGDLMSGSQVAALFTPEPVDVPSGFQVVLAETGEQMIGSPADSPLRDAEIVRLGQPDVPAMMALTALTKPGPFALRTHELGTFLGIRAGGELVAMTGERMKPGKFVEMTAVCVHPDYRGRGYAQALLAAVARQIEARGEIPFLHVFSNNTSAIALYQRQGMRIRRRLHVTAFMKQG; translated from the coding sequence GTGTCCGACAGCGATGAAGCGTTGCTGGATCGTCCGATCTGGAGCGCGCTGACGACGAGCCATAAGCATCTGGCCGAAGGCGGCCCCCGCGCGCTGCGCTATCCCGTGGACATGACCCCATTCGCCGACATGGCCGACATGTCGGCGGCAAGCTTTGCCGCGCTCGGCGATCTCATGTCCGGCTCGCAAGTCGCCGCGCTCTTCACGCCAGAGCCGGTCGATGTTCCCTCAGGCTTCCAGGTCGTGCTGGCCGAAACCGGCGAGCAGATGATCGGATCGCCCGCGGACAGCCCGTTGCGCGACGCGGAGATCGTGAGGCTCGGTCAGCCCGACGTTCCGGCGATGATGGCGCTGACGGCGCTGACCAAGCCCGGGCCGTTCGCGTTGCGAACGCATGAGCTCGGCACGTTCCTCGGCATTCGCGCTGGCGGAGAGCTGGTCGCGATGACGGGCGAGCGGATGAAGCCGGGCAAGTTCGTCGAGATGACGGCGGTCTGCGTCCATCCCGACTATCGCGGGCGCGGCTACGCGCAGGCGCTGCTTGCCGCGGTCGCGCGCCAGATCGAGGCGCGCGGCGAGATTCCGTTCCTGCACGTGTTTTCGAACAACACGTCCGCCATTGCGCTCTATCAGCGCCAGGGCATGCGCATCCGCCGTCGTCTGCACGTGACGGCGTTCATGAAGCAGGGATGA
- a CDS encoding Lin0512 family protein — MTRVRCVTEMGMGVDVHGRDATKAAKRAVSDAIRHSSLGFFRMIDKTANDMFVDVTIGVPNPEAVDKEAVAKELPYGTVTVTAVKGGLEIPSATEVANDPILIANAAVIVSFDKD; from the coding sequence ATGACTCGCGTTCGTTGTGTTACCGAGATGGGCATGGGCGTCGACGTTCACGGCAGGGACGCCACCAAGGCGGCGAAGCGCGCTGTGTCGGATGCGATCCGGCATTCGAGCCTCGGTTTCTTCCGGATGATCGACAAGACCGCGAACGACATGTTTGTCGACGTCACCATCGGCGTGCCGAATCCCGAGGCCGTCGACAAGGAGGCGGTTGCCAAGGAGCTTCCCTACGGCACCGTGACCGTTACCGCGGTCAAGGGCGGACTGGAGATTCCCTCGGCCACGGAAGTGGCCAACGACCCCATCCTCATAGCCAACGCCGCCGTCATCGTTAGTTTCGACAAGGACTAG
- a CDS encoding acetolactate synthase large subunit, whose protein sequence is MSEQERKVKGSDLFVAALENEGVDRIFGVPGEENLDLVESLRTSKIELILTRHEQAAAFMAATHGRLTGKPGVCLSTLGPGALNLSTGAAYAHLGAMPMILITGQKPIMSSRQARFQIVDVVATMKPLTKLSRQIISASSIPTVVRDAFRVAMEERPGPVHLELPEDIAGDEVPATPVIPIHPIEIPVAHRAALDRAAEMILAAKHPLVMMGAATSRPRSTHGIASFVRRTGIPFFTTQMGKGTVPGGTNLYMGTAALSERDYVHDAIDAADLIVAIGHDPIEKPPFIMGPSGPKVIHVSYTSASVEQVYFPDAEVVGDVGPSLELLADRLEGKLPQAAALLPLREEILSHIADRATETRWPPTPQRIVHDIRQVIPENGIVALDNGMYKIWFARNYRTRVANTLLLDNALATMGAGLPSAMMAAMLYPDRRVLAVAGDGGFMMNSQEMETAVRLKLNLVVLVLEDNAYGMIRWKQAVDHFADYGMTFGNPDFALYAKAYGAKGHRIASIDSFGPTLDAAFKEGGLHLVAIPIDYSENVRVLVDELRAHETTKT, encoded by the coding sequence ATGAGTGAACAGGAACGCAAAGTGAAGGGATCCGACCTGTTCGTCGCGGCGCTGGAGAACGAAGGCGTCGATCGCATCTTTGGTGTTCCCGGCGAGGAAAACCTTGATCTGGTTGAATCGCTGCGAACCTCCAAAATCGAGCTGATCCTGACCCGCCACGAGCAAGCGGCTGCCTTCATGGCCGCGACCCATGGAAGGCTGACAGGCAAACCCGGCGTGTGCCTCTCCACCCTCGGCCCCGGCGCGCTCAATCTGTCGACCGGCGCAGCCTACGCGCATCTCGGCGCGATGCCGATGATCCTCATTACCGGCCAGAAGCCGATCATGAGCAGTCGGCAGGCGCGCTTCCAGATCGTGGACGTGGTCGCGACCATGAAGCCGCTGACCAAGCTCTCGCGGCAGATCATCAGCGCCTCCTCGATCCCGACCGTGGTGCGCGATGCCTTCCGTGTGGCGATGGAGGAGCGTCCGGGTCCGGTGCATCTGGAATTGCCCGAAGACATCGCGGGCGACGAGGTGCCGGCCACCCCCGTGATTCCGATCCATCCGATCGAGATTCCGGTCGCGCACCGCGCCGCACTCGACCGTGCCGCCGAGATGATTCTGGCGGCAAAGCATCCGCTGGTGATGATGGGCGCGGCGACCAGCCGGCCGCGTTCGACCCACGGCATCGCGAGTTTCGTGCGGCGTACCGGCATTCCCTTTTTCACAACGCAGATGGGCAAGGGCACCGTTCCCGGCGGCACCAATCTCTATATGGGCACCGCGGCGCTGTCCGAGCGTGACTATGTCCACGATGCCATCGACGCCGCCGATCTGATCGTGGCGATCGGCCATGACCCGATCGAGAAGCCGCCCTTCATCATGGGGCCGTCGGGGCCGAAGGTCATTCATGTCAGCTACACCTCGGCCAGCGTCGAGCAGGTCTATTTTCCCGACGCCGAGGTCGTCGGCGACGTCGGCCCAAGCCTGGAGCTTCTGGCCGACCGGCTCGAAGGCAAGCTGCCGCAGGCGGCGGCGCTGTTGCCATTGCGCGAGGAGATCCTCAGCCACATCGCCGACCGCGCCACCGAGACGCGCTGGCCGCCGACGCCGCAGCGTATCGTGCACGACATTCGCCAGGTCATCCCCGAGAACGGCATCGTCGCGCTCGACAACGGCATGTACAAGATCTGGTTCGCGCGCAACTACCGCACCCGCGTCGCCAACACGCTGCTGCTCGACAACGCGCTGGCGACGATGGGCGCCGGTCTGCCGTCGGCGATGATGGCCGCGATGCTCTATCCCGATCGCCGCGTGCTCGCGGTCGCCGGCGACGGTGGTTTCATGATGAACAGCCAGGAGATGGAGACCGCCGTTCGCCTCAAGCTCAATCTCGTCGTGCTGGTGCTGGAGGACAACGCCTACGGCATGATCCGCTGGAAACAGGCCGTCGACCATTTTGCCGATTACGGCATGACCTTTGGCAATCCCGACTTTGCGCTCTACGCCAAGGCTTATGGCGCCAAGGGCCATCGTATCGCAAGCATCGACAGCTTTGGTCCGACGCTCGATGCCGCCTTCAAGGAGGGCGGCCTGCACCTGGTCGCGATCCCGATCGACTATTCCGAGAACGTGCGCGTGCTGGTCGATGAGCTGCGGGCGCACGAGACGACGAAGACTTGA
- a CDS encoding type I secretion system permease/ATPase — MAAALSTVADEAAEPPYRRGDDVRDALLKLWPHFLWAGLFSSAINLLYLSSPLYLMQVYNRVLLNENIATLVLLTLILAIALLTMAGLDAVRAWILIRCGIRLDMELSTRVFEALVVRSAERGASRGAQQLRDLDQFRTFVTGPGIYFAFDLPWIPIYLLLLFFIHPLLGLVATIGALLLLGLAGVNEVLTRSPMKHAESSGNQSYVFTENVLRHADVIRAMGMQPAVERNWQSQRSAMLVQQAIASDKNAVMTSSIRFFRLLLQSLMLGTGAWLAIDHAITPATIFAASIVMGRALVPVEQAVGTWKQFIGARDSYTEVRNLLATVDLTVPQTIVPKQRNTVEVRELVCELPSRPEPVLKGLSFELAGGQALGIVGPSGSGKSTLARLLVGAMAPAAGRLRFGGLDYNHWDPVEFGRHVGYLPQDVGLFAGTVRENIARFGDASTDEIIDAAIRAGIHDMVLDLPRQYDTRLGVGGVGLSGGQRQRLGLARALLGRPPLLVLDEPNANLDAPGEEALKAALLEAKAGGAAVIVITHRTTILDIVDVMMVIRNGMLDMLGPPGEVYQALQQQAAARAAAS, encoded by the coding sequence ATGGCGGCAGCACTTTCGACCGTCGCGGATGAGGCGGCAGAGCCGCCGTATCGGCGCGGCGACGACGTCCGGGACGCATTGCTAAAACTCTGGCCGCATTTCCTCTGGGCCGGACTGTTCTCAAGCGCGATCAACCTGCTCTATCTCTCCTCACCGCTCTATCTGATGCAGGTCTACAATCGCGTCCTGCTTAACGAAAACATCGCTACCCTTGTCCTTCTCACCCTCATCCTCGCCATTGCGCTCCTGACCATGGCCGGGCTCGACGCGGTGCGCGCCTGGATCCTGATCCGCTGCGGCATCCGGCTCGACATGGAGCTGTCGACGCGGGTGTTCGAGGCGCTGGTGGTGCGATCGGCCGAGCGCGGCGCTTCGCGAGGCGCGCAGCAATTACGCGATCTCGACCAGTTCCGCACCTTCGTCACCGGGCCTGGCATCTATTTCGCGTTCGACCTGCCCTGGATTCCGATCTACCTGCTGCTGCTGTTCTTTATCCATCCCCTGCTCGGCCTCGTCGCCACCATCGGCGCGCTGCTGCTGCTCGGGCTAGCGGGCGTGAACGAAGTTCTGACCCGCTCGCCGATGAAGCACGCCGAGTCCTCCGGCAACCAGTCTTACGTCTTCACCGAGAATGTCCTGCGCCATGCCGACGTGATCCGCGCCATGGGCATGCAGCCGGCGGTCGAGCGCAACTGGCAGAGCCAGCGCTCAGCGATGCTGGTGCAGCAGGCGATCGCCAGCGACAAGAACGCGGTGATGACGTCGTCGATCCGCTTCTTCCGCCTGCTGCTGCAGTCCCTGATGCTCGGCACCGGCGCCTGGCTCGCGATCGATCACGCCATCACGCCTGCAACGATTTTCGCCGCCAGCATCGTCATGGGCCGTGCGCTGGTTCCGGTCGAGCAGGCGGTCGGCACCTGGAAGCAGTTCATCGGCGCGCGCGATTCCTACACGGAGGTGCGCAATCTGCTTGCGACCGTGGACCTGACCGTGCCGCAGACCATCGTGCCGAAGCAACGCAATACGGTCGAGGTGCGCGAGCTTGTCTGCGAATTGCCGTCGCGGCCTGAGCCGGTGCTGAAAGGTCTGTCCTTCGAGCTCGCCGGCGGCCAGGCGCTCGGCATCGTCGGGCCGAGCGGTTCGGGCAAGAGCACGCTGGCACGGCTCCTGGTCGGCGCGATGGCGCCCGCCGCCGGGCGCTTGCGCTTCGGCGGCCTCGACTACAATCATTGGGACCCCGTCGAATTCGGCCGTCATGTCGGCTACCTCCCGCAGGATGTCGGCCTGTTCGCCGGCACCGTCCGTGAAAACATCGCGCGTTTCGGCGACGCCTCGACCGACGAGATCATCGACGCTGCGATCCGCGCCGGCATCCACGACATGGTGCTGGATCTGCCCCGGCAATACGACACACGGCTCGGCGTCGGCGGCGTCGGCCTGTCAGGTGGACAGCGCCAGCGGCTCGGCCTGGCACGCGCTCTACTTGGCCGCCCCCCGCTGCTCGTGCTCGACGAGCCCAACGCCAATCTCGACGCACCCGGCGAGGAGGCGCTGAAGGCCGCACTGCTCGAGGCCAAGGCCGGCGGCGCCGCCGTCATCGTCATTACCCACCGCACCACGATCCTCGACATCGTTGACGTCATGATGGTGATCCGCAACGGGATGCTCGACATGCTCGGCCCGCCCGGCGAGGTCTATCAGGCCTTGCAGCAGCAGGCAGCCGCGCGGGCGGCCGCATCATGA
- a CDS encoding HlyD family type I secretion periplasmic adaptor subunit: protein MSTATYIADRERAYYARPGRPALVGAIVVGAFASAMTLWGTLAPISGAAIASGNLQVEGRRQSVQHPYGGVIRQLLVRDGAHVEKGQLLLVLDDSDPRAKLDVLVADRDAARAAEARLMAERDDHAAPDFGIDPKDAKPAMRQAMANEIAMMAARKHQFEAETSVLKGKIAELNAQIGGTQAQLTGTEKQRELLTDEMNGAQHLYEQGYTPKTRILALQREDAKLQADIGAQRANIAGMQQQISQSDAEIAKAERARMSEITDQLRSTENKLAELAPKIDAATDVVTRAQIRSPATGSVVGLDVFTEGGVIQPGAKLMDIVPSDNPLIVDAQLKLSDINDVTVGRRAEVRLTGVNYIERPRLYGTVRTVSADRVTNDRAGGPGYYAVEVSLEPDDVKKSRIELQSGMPAEVIVPTRPRTLFEYLFGPLRDELTRAFRER from the coding sequence ATGAGCACCGCGACCTATATCGCCGACCGCGAGCGCGCTTACTATGCGCGGCCGGGACGTCCGGCGCTGGTCGGCGCCATCGTGGTCGGCGCGTTTGCCTCGGCGATGACGCTGTGGGGCACCCTGGCGCCAATCTCGGGGGCGGCGATTGCCAGCGGCAATCTCCAGGTGGAAGGCCGGCGCCAGAGCGTGCAGCATCCCTATGGCGGCGTCATCCGCCAGCTTCTTGTGCGCGACGGCGCCCATGTCGAAAAGGGACAGCTGCTGCTCGTGCTCGACGACAGCGATCCGCGCGCCAAGCTCGACGTGCTGGTCGCCGATCGCGATGCCGCCCGAGCGGCGGAAGCGCGGCTGATGGCCGAGCGCGACGACCATGCAGCGCCGGACTTTGGCATCGATCCCAAGGATGCAAAGCCCGCTATGCGCCAGGCGATGGCGAATGAGATCGCGATGATGGCCGCGCGAAAACACCAGTTCGAGGCCGAGACATCCGTGCTCAAGGGCAAGATCGCCGAGCTGAATGCGCAGATCGGTGGCACGCAGGCGCAGCTCACCGGCACTGAAAAGCAGCGTGAGCTCCTGACCGACGAGATGAACGGCGCGCAGCATCTGTACGAACAGGGCTATACGCCGAAGACGCGGATCCTGGCGCTGCAGCGCGAGGACGCCAAGCTCCAGGCCGATATCGGCGCGCAGCGCGCCAACATCGCCGGCATGCAGCAGCAGATTTCGCAGAGTGACGCAGAGATCGCCAAGGCCGAGCGCGCCCGGATGAGCGAGATCACCGACCAGCTCCGCTCCACCGAGAACAAGCTCGCGGAACTCGCGCCGAAGATCGACGCCGCAACCGATGTCGTGACGCGCGCACAGATCCGGTCGCCCGCGACCGGCTCGGTGGTCGGGCTCGACGTTTTCACGGAAGGCGGCGTGATCCAGCCGGGCGCAAAGCTGATGGATATTGTGCCGTCGGACAATCCGCTGATCGTCGATGCGCAACTCAAGCTGTCCGACATCAACGACGTCACCGTCGGCCGCCGCGCCGAGGTCCGGCTGACCGGCGTCAACTATATTGAGCGGCCCCGCCTTTACGGCACCGTGCGAACGGTCTCGGCCGACCGCGTCACCAACGACAGGGCCGGCGGCCCCGGCTATTACGCGGTCGAGGTCTCGCTGGAGCCGGACGACGTCAAGAAGTCGCGCATCGAACTGCAATCGGGCATGCCGGCTGAGGTGATCGTGCCGACGCGACCGCGCACGCTATTCGAATATCTGTTCGGTCCGCTGCGCGACGAGCTGACCCGTGCCTTCCGCGAACGCTGA
- a CDS encoding ester cyclase produces the protein MTGAELADIYRDYIACLNRQDWPALGQFVHETVDHNSRPLGLAGYRAMLEQDFREIPDLRFDIELLISEPPNIAARLKFDCTPIGTFLGLAVNGRRVSFCENVFYEFRDGKIRQVWSVIDKAAIEAQL, from the coding sequence ATGACCGGGGCCGAGCTCGCCGATATCTATCGCGACTACATCGCCTGCCTGAACCGGCAGGATTGGCCTGCGCTCGGCCAGTTTGTGCATGAAACGGTCGACCACAATTCGCGACCGCTCGGGTTGGCAGGCTATCGCGCGATGCTGGAGCAGGACTTTCGCGAGATTCCGGACCTGCGCTTTGACATCGAGCTGTTGATCTCCGAGCCTCCCAACATCGCTGCCCGGCTGAAGTTCGATTGCACCCCGATCGGGACATTCCTTGGCCTCGCCGTGAATGGTCGGCGCGTGTCCTTCTGCGAAAATGTCTTCTACGAGTTCCGCGACGGAAAGATCCGCCAGGTGTGGTCGGTCATCGACAAGGCCGCGATCGAGGCGCAGCTCTGA